The nucleotide sequence CATATAAGGAAATAGGCAAACCCAGGAAGCTGCCCCTTTTCGCTTATGCCGCATGCGCGTTGCGTCACGGGGATATCTACACCGCCGCAGTAAGGGTGGATGTGTCGCCATGCCATGATTCAAGATTTATGGATATGCGGCTTGTCGAAACCAACGCGCGCAAGTTTTTGAAGATCTTTCCTAAAAACAGCCTTATAAGGCATCTTAAAAATTGCGCTTTATGCTATGGCTGCCCTAACGCTAAAAATTTCTTCCTAAATAAATACGAGGCCCCGCTGCCGACATCTCCTTCGTGTAACGCTCAATGCGCCGGATGTATATCGTATCAACCGGACGGACAGATACGGCAGACCCAGCCCAGAATAAAATTTATTCCATCCCCGGAAGAGATTGCCCAGATAGCGTTATTTCATATAAAGAATACCAAAAATCCTATTGTAAGTTTTGGCCAGGGCTGCGAAGGAGAGCCGCTTCTTTGCGCCGGGATAATAGAGAAGGCGATAAAGCTGATAAGAAAGGCCACGTCAAAAGGCGTTATTAATATCAATACGAACGCGAGTTCTCCGGAGGCGGTTGCCAGGCTCTTTGACGCCGGCCTCGATTCTATTCGCGTTAGCCTTAATAGTGTCCGGCAGAAATTTTATACAAGTTACTATAATCCTATGGGGTATTCTTTTGGGGATGTCGCCAAATCCATAGATATAGCCAAGAAGAAAAAAGGTTTTGTTTCGATAAATTATCTTACGGTGCCCGGTTTTACCGATTCAAAAGACGAATTTACCGCGTTTAAAAAGTTTTTGGTAATATATGGTATCGACATGATACAATGGCGCAATCTTAATTATGACCCATTGAGGTATTTCAAAGAGATGAATATAAAACCGAATGCGTCGGATATGCTTGGCATAAAAGAGATAATAGATTTATTGAAGAAAGAATTTCCAAAGGTCAGAATGGGATATTTCAATACGTATGAAGGTGTTAATAGTAGACGGGTATAACGCTATACACAAGATACCGGAAATAGACTCCATCATGGATGAGAGCCTTGACCAGGCGCGGAGCGCTATAACCGGATTAGCGAAAGAGTATCAGCGCAGGATAGGGGGTATTTCAGAGGTATTCGTCGTGTTTGACGGCCAAGATGAATACAGGGGGCTTTCTTTAAATAAGCCAAACCAGGTTTTTTCAAGAACTGGCCAGGGCGATAGAAAAGTGATAAGGCTGGCCCAGGACAAATCGGACAAGTTTCATGTGGTAGTGGTTTCAGACGATAATCGCGTAGGAAACAGCTGCCGCGCAGCCGGAGCGACGGTGATAACGGTAAAGAAGTTTTATGACGCTATTAAAAAATATTAAACATACATTTAGGGCGCTTCGCTATAGAAACTACAGGCTATATTTTTCAGGCCAGACCATATCGCTTGTAGGTACATGGATGCAGCAGATGGCGATAAGCTGGCTCACATACCGTATAACAAATTCTGTTTTTATGTTGGGGCTTATAGGTTTTTTGGGCCAGATACCGACGCTTCTATTCACTCCTTTCGCCGGTGTATTCGCGGATAGATACAACAGGCATCGCATCCTTATGATAACCCAGGTATTGGAGATGGTTCAGGCGCTTATACTCGCGGCGCTTATAATGTCGGGGGTGATTTCTATATGGCATATAGTGATACTTACAATATTTTTAGGTATAGTAACGGCTTTTGACGCGCCCGCGCGCCATGCGTTTGTGGTGGAAATGGTTTCGACAAAAGAAGATCTAAGCAACGCCATCGCCTTAAACTCGCTGTCATTTAACGCGGCCCGTCTTATAGGCCCGGCGATGGCCGGCATACTGGTCGCTATAGTGGGAGAGGGGATGTGCTTTTTCATAAACGGAGTAAGTTATATCGCGGTTATACTGGCTTTGTTCGGTATGCGTATTACTCCGAGGATGATACAAAAGGAGCATAAGCCGATAATGCATGGTTTCAAAGAAGGGATGCGTTATGTCCTGAATCATCCGACTATAAAATCTATAATGCTTATAACGGCGCTGATAAGCCTTGTCGGCATGTCATATGTGGTATTGATGCCGGTATTTGCCAAAGATGTTCTGGGCGGCGGGCCGGGTACGCTGGGATATCTTATGGGAGTCTCAGGTTTGGGCGCGCTACTCGGTGCGCTATACCTTGCTTCAAGGAAGGATGTCAAGGGGCTTGGCAGAGTGGCCTTCTTTAACGCGAATTTATTCGGCATGGGCCTTATAGCCTTCTCATTTTCGCGCGTGCTTTGGCTCTCTATGGCAATTCTTGTATTTATAGGATTCGGGATGATGGCCCAGATGGCGTCTTATAATACGGTTTTGCAAACTATAGTGCATGATGATAAGCGCGGCAGGGTGATGAGCATATTTATGGCTGCTTTCATGGGCATGGTGCCGTTCGGCTATCTCATCGCCGGATCTTTAGCCAGTTTATTGGGAGCGCCGCGCTCACTTATGATATTTGGAATATTATCTGTCGCCGGTTCGCTTCTTCTCGTGCGCAAGGCGGATATGGCCAAGGAGGGGTTATGGTAAATTTTCATTTTGTGGAATTTTTTGATATCCCGGTATTTAATTTTATTAATCATAATTTAAGTAATCATTTTTTAAATTATGTAATGCCCATTATAAGCCGGATGGGAGGCGGTGAATTGTACTTTGCCTTAGGTGTCTTGTTGCTTTTTTCCAGAAAAAGGGAATTAAAAATTTTAGGCATTGCCTTATTGGCAGGTATTACGGTCTCATACTATATTGTCACCGTGCTTAAAGTATTCATAGCAAGGCCCAGGCCTTTTGTAGCTCTTGCCAATGTAATTTTTTTGGGGCCTACGGAAAGAGGCTATTCCTTTCCGTCTAACCACACGACGATGGCTTTTATGACGGTCTCGTTATTGGCGAGCCATTTTAAAAAATATATTTTGTTTTATTCCTTCGCCGCGCTTGTGGCATTTTCAAGAGTTTATATGGGTGTCCACTATCCTATAGACGTCCTCTCCAGCGCCATTCTCGGATGTTTTATAGGGTGGCCGTTAGTTCGGATCAGTCGTTTACTCGAAACAAAAGTATAGTAAGAAAAATATAGGAGTTTTGGCATAATTCACTTGTTCTCGCCAGTAATTCCGTTATAATAGGTACCTATATATGTCAGAGAATGCGGAAAATCAAATTATTGAAACGGATATTCTGATTATCGGAAGTGGTCCGGCGGGGCTATCCGCCGCGATTCATTTTACCGATCTTATATGTCAGCATAATAAGGCTGTCGAGGCCAGATCGTTAAATGAAGCAAAGCTTCCTTTAAATGTTATGCTCCTTGAAAAGGCCCAC is from Candidatus Omnitrophota bacterium and encodes:
- a CDS encoding MFS transporter, with the translated sequence MTLLKNIKHTFRALRYRNYRLYFSGQTISLVGTWMQQMAISWLTYRITNSVFMLGLIGFLGQIPTLLFTPFAGVFADRYNRHRILMITQVLEMVQALILAALIMSGVISIWHIVILTIFLGIVTAFDAPARHAFVVEMVSTKEDLSNAIALNSLSFNAARLIGPAMAGILVAIVGEGMCFFINGVSYIAVILALFGMRITPRMIQKEHKPIMHGFKEGMRYVLNHPTIKSIMLITALISLVGMSYVVLMPVFAKDVLGGGPGTLGYLMGVSGLGALLGALYLASRKDVKGLGRVAFFNANLFGMGLIAFSFSRVLWLSMAILVFIGFGMMAQMASYNTVLQTIVHDDKRGRVMSIFMAAFMGMVPFGYLIAGSLASLLGAPRSLMIFGILSVAGSLLLVRKADMAKEGLW
- a CDS encoding NYN domain-containing protein, whose protein sequence is MKVLIVDGYNAIHKIPEIDSIMDESLDQARSAITGLAKEYQRRIGGISEVFVVFDGQDEYRGLSLNKPNQVFSRTGQGDRKVIRLAQDKSDKFHVVVVSDDNRVGNSCRAAGATVITVKKFYDAIKKY
- a CDS encoding phosphatase PAP2 family protein, whose product is MVNFHFVEFFDIPVFNFINHNLSNHFLNYVMPIISRMGGGELYFALGVLLLFSRKRELKILGIALLAGITVSYYIVTVLKVFIARPRPFVALANVIFLGPTERGYSFPSNHTTMAFMTVSLLASHFKKYILFYSFAALVAFSRVYMGVHYPIDVLSSAILGCFIGWPLVRISRLLETKV
- a CDS encoding radical SAM protein, with the protein product MKRSREDNLLEPAGMKAGRFFKLSAGDLIKLPPGSDIFKLPSREAVVYDPVSLKFVSQKGRIAIAAFLPPGYTVTYNSAYKEIGKPRKLPLFAYAACALRHGDIYTAAVRVDVSPCHDSRFMDMRLVETNARKFLKIFPKNSLIRHLKNCALCYGCPNAKNFFLNKYEAPLPTSPSCNAQCAGCISYQPDGQIRQTQPRIKFIPSPEEIAQIALFHIKNTKNPIVSFGQGCEGEPLLCAGIIEKAIKLIRKATSKGVININTNASSPEAVARLFDAGLDSIRVSLNSVRQKFYTSYYNPMGYSFGDVAKSIDIAKKKKGFVSINYLTVPGFTDSKDEFTAFKKFLVIYGIDMIQWRNLNYDPLRYFKEMNIKPNASDMLGIKEIIDLLKKEFPKVRMGYFNTYEGVNSRRV